A genomic segment from Chitinophagaceae bacterium encodes:
- the mnmE gene encoding tRNA uridine-5-carboxymethylaminomethyl(34) synthesis GTPase MnmE: MDVQTDLTDTIVALATPQGIGAIGVIRISGNKSLSIANSLFPHKNLMQQYSHTLHVGVLRYKKEILDEVVIGLFKNPASYTGEDVVEISCHGSAFIQSKILEAIIAQGAVLAKPGEFTQRAFLNGKLDLAQAEAVADLIAANSKAAQQTALNQLRGGYSKELNDLREQLINFAALIELELDFSEEDVEFANRSQLKKLIQTFQEKIAQLIKSFQLGNVIKNGVAVAIIGQPNAGKSTLLNSLLNEERAIVSNIAGTTRDTIEESLNINGIIFRIIDTAGIRDHSTDTIENLGIERSRQYAEKAGIIIHLHDASGNKYEDQKIAKWLKPYATKVIDLYNKADILQEEMGNERTDLLLMQGYISATNTNDISLVKEMLYNKVVEEDITLENTIVTNARHLTALRETQKSLNAVEKGLTQKISGDLMSVDIRRALHYIGEITGRVEVDKDILGTIFGKFCIGK, translated from the coding sequence ATGGATGTACAAACAGATTTAACCGATACAATTGTAGCATTAGCTACGCCTCAGGGTATTGGAGCAATTGGCGTAATTCGCATTAGCGGAAATAAGTCATTAAGCATTGCCAACAGCTTATTTCCTCATAAAAATTTAATGCAGCAATATTCGCATACGCTTCATGTGGGTGTACTCAGGTATAAAAAAGAAATACTGGATGAAGTGGTAATTGGCCTTTTTAAAAACCCTGCATCTTATACCGGCGAAGATGTGGTGGAAATAAGTTGCCATGGATCAGCATTTATTCAATCAAAAATTTTGGAAGCAATTATTGCACAGGGTGCGGTACTGGCAAAGCCGGGTGAGTTTACCCAACGGGCTTTTTTAAATGGTAAGCTCGATCTTGCACAGGCAGAGGCCGTTGCAGACCTTATTGCGGCAAATTCAAAAGCGGCACAGCAAACGGCGCTAAACCAGTTAAGGGGCGGATATTCAAAAGAGTTGAATGATTTAAGAGAGCAGTTGATAAATTTTGCAGCTTTAATTGAGCTTGAACTTGATTTTTCCGAAGAGGATGTGGAATTTGCCAATCGCTCCCAATTGAAAAAACTCATACAGACTTTTCAGGAAAAAATAGCCCAACTCATAAAATCATTTCAGCTGGGCAATGTAATAAAAAACGGGGTTGCGGTAGCCATTATTGGCCAGCCCAATGCAGGCAAATCTACTTTGCTTAATAGTTTACTCAACGAAGAAAGGGCTATTGTAAGCAATATTGCCGGTACCACAAGAGATACCATTGAAGAATCTCTTAATATTAATGGAATTATTTTCAGAATTATTGATACAGCGGGAATAAGAGACCACTCAACCGATACTATAGAAAACCTGGGCATAGAACGGAGCCGGCAGTATGCTGAAAAAGCCGGCATAATTATTCATTTACACGATGCATCCGGAAATAAGTACGAAGACCAAAAAATTGCAAAATGGTTAAAACCTTATGCAACCAAGGTTATTGATTTGTATAATAAAGCCGATATTTTACAGGAAGAAATGGGTAATGAAAGGACTGATTTACTGTTGATGCAAGGATATATTAGTGCAACAAATACAAATGATATTTCCCTGGTAAAGGAAATGCTTTATAATAAAGTTGTAGAAGAAGATATTACTTTAGAAAATACCATTGTAACCAATGCAAGACACCTTACCGCATTAAGAGAAACACAAAAAAGCCTTAATGCAGTAGAAAAAGGGCTTACTCAAAAAATTAGCGGCGACCTTATGTCGGTAGATATCCGCAGGGCATTGCATTATATAGGCGAAATTACGGGTAGGGTAGAAGTAGACAAGGATATTTTAGGAACCATCTTTGGAAAATTTTGCATCGGAAAGTAA
- a CDS encoding FIST C-terminal domain-containing protein produces MQAKTVKGKYPREIQLALQQHLNENFKPTLAIVFISVKQDRKAICEILQKEEIDVFGATSCGEFINGHQSEGEIVVLLFDMAKEFYSILFEEINDRSISDAVSKLANDALQKFKNPGVIVCSTGMTAKGEYFDGETFVRSLENYFGTDKIFFGGMAGDDWTFSGTYVFNNQQETDLGIVALVVDMDKVSLNGMAITGWKPMGISRTVTKSKGTLLYTIDNKPAIEMYFKYLGQTEKLDDKDFNMFKEISIHYPLIVKRETGETVLRSPMSIDHVENALVMDSEMQEGTEFWFTVPPDFDIAEEIIAQAEQIKSENMGDADALLIFSCAGRPPVLGPLVTVENNGLADVWQTPMAGFFTYGEYGRAKNGRQEFHSGACCWVALKEK; encoded by the coding sequence ATGCAAGCCAAAACGGTAAAGGGAAAATATCCCAGGGAAATTCAACTGGCATTGCAGCAGCACCTCAACGAAAATTTTAAACCTACACTTGCCATTGTATTTATTTCTGTAAAGCAGGACAGGAAAGCTATTTGTGAAATACTTCAAAAAGAAGAAATAGATGTCTTCGGCGCCACTTCCTGCGGAGAATTTATTAACGGCCATCAGAGCGAAGGAGAAATTGTTGTTTTACTTTTTGATATGGCAAAAGAGTTTTATTCTATTTTATTTGAAGAGATTAATGATAGAAGCATCAGTGATGCCGTATCTAAACTGGCAAATGATGCACTTCAAAAATTTAAGAATCCAGGAGTAATAGTTTGCAGTACCGGCATGACTGCAAAGGGAGAATATTTTGATGGCGAAACTTTTGTAAGAAGCCTTGAAAACTATTTTGGCACGGATAAAATATTCTTTGGCGGAATGGCAGGGGATGATTGGACGTTTTCTGGTACTTATGTTTTTAATAATCAGCAGGAAACTGATTTGGGTATAGTGGCACTAGTGGTGGACATGGACAAAGTAAGCCTGAATGGAATGGCTATAACGGGATGGAAACCTATGGGAATTTCAAGGACAGTAACCAAAAGCAAAGGGACGCTACTTTATACAATTGACAACAAACCTGCAATAGAAATGTATTTTAAATATCTAGGTCAAACGGAGAAGTTGGATGACAAGGACTTTAATATGTTTAAAGAAATTTCCATTCATTATCCGCTTATTGTAAAAAGGGAGACGGGAGAAACTGTTCTGCGTTCCCCGATGAGTATTGACCATGTTGAAAATGCTTTAGTGATGGATAGTGAAATGCAGGAAGGAACCGAGTTTTGGTTTACAGTACCGCCTGATTTTGATATTGCGGAAGAAATCATTGCACAGGCAGAACAAATAAAAAGTGAAAACATGGGTGATGCGGATGCATTACTTATTTTTTCCTGTGCGGGAAGGCCACCGGTATTAGGCCCGCTGGTAACTGTCGAAAACAATGGTTTAGCCGATGTTTGGCAAACGCCTATGGCTGGGTTTTTTACATATGGAGAATATGGAAGGGCTAAAAACGGAAGACAGGAATTTCATTCCGGTGCTTGCTGCTGGGTGGCTTTGAAAGAAAAATAA
- a CDS encoding RidA family protein produces the protein MIKKINYLSPLLIVVIIAASFFNTSCNQHAPATEKTEIKRTVEEPAKPEFYLYRPELEKTYGYSHAVKIGNVIKISGAVSMDSVGTLLAPGNLEQQMKNCYSDLEKILAHYGCTFDDVVVENIFTTNMQEFIKVCGYRAGLYKKHFPAGNWIGVKELALVGQLIEIDMEVHK, from the coding sequence ATGATAAAAAAAATAAATTACTTAAGCCCATTACTAATTGTAGTAATTATTGCCGCAAGTTTTTTTAATACAAGCTGTAACCAACATGCTCCTGCAACAGAAAAAACGGAGATAAAAAGAACTGTAGAAGAACCTGCAAAACCTGAATTCTATTTATATCGTCCAGAACTGGAAAAAACTTACGGATATTCTCATGCTGTAAAAATTGGAAATGTGATTAAAATATCCGGGGCAGTAAGCATGGATAGTGTAGGTACCCTTTTGGCGCCTGGTAATTTGGAACAGCAAATGAAGAACTGCTATAGCGATCTGGAAAAAATTTTAGCACATTACGGATGCACATTTGATGATGTGGTAGTAGAAAATATTTTTACAACCAACATGCAGGAGTTTATAAAAGTATGTGGCTACAGGGCGGGCTTGTATAAAAAACATTTCCCCGCTGGTAATTGGATAGGCGTTAAAGAATTGGCGTTGGTAGGGCAACTGATAGAAATAGATATGGAAGTTCATAAATAA
- a CDS encoding nuclear transport factor 2 family protein → MKIITGLLTLIFIASLFSCTQPAAISETSKIDTAKEQQQINTLLDSFNRAAAKAEYKAYFNFYTDDAIFTGTDATERWDKKEFMQWAKPIFDKGRAWNFTALQRHIYFDKTGMFAWFDELLNTQMKICRGSGVLVKQGNDWKVQQYILSATVPNIVMDFVIKIKTPVEDSIINKLSEK, encoded by the coding sequence ATGAAGATAATAACAGGATTGCTTACTTTGATTTTTATTGCTTCTCTATTTTCCTGCACCCAACCTGCTGCTATATCCGAGACCTCAAAAATTGATACTGCAAAGGAGCAGCAGCAAATCAATACCCTGCTTGATTCTTTTAACAGGGCTGCTGCAAAAGCAGAATACAAAGCCTATTTTAATTTTTATACCGATGATGCCATTTTCACCGGCACAGATGCTACCGAGCGCTGGGATAAAAAAGAATTTATGCAATGGGCAAAACCAATTTTCGATAAAGGTCGTGCCTGGAATTTCACTGCGCTGCAACGCCATATTTATTTTGATAAAACCGGAATGTTTGCCTGGTTTGATGAATTATTGAATACGCAAATGAAAATTTGTCGTGGCTCAGGTGTGTTGGTGAAACAAGGCAATGATTGGAAAGTGCAGCAGTATATTTTATCGGCAACGGTTCCTAATATTGTAATGGATTTTGTAATAAAAATTAAAACGCCGGTTGAAGATTCAATTATTAATAAGTTATCTGAAAAATAA
- a CDS encoding FIST C-terminal domain-containing protein → MRAKSIKGKSTKEIQSALQESMYDGYKPTLAIVFLSVKQDREAISKLLDEKGIQIFGATTAGEFIDGEIEAGSIVILLLNMNSDCFKIEFIETNREAAFEDASKLGITGKETFDKPAFIIATGGVALDGEEIVEGIIHGFSIASSSEGKDVTIFGGKAGDDLALEETFVFTNGKSRNNSLVTLIIDEDKIDVRGIATCGWNAIGTTKTVTKSEGNIVYTVDNKPALDVLLNFLGVEIKQGGDKEIVTFLSSWYYPVQVERENTGPVIRTAMFANRKDRSLIFSGNVPQGSKIKFAMPPDFDSIDKVVADCKSIKDDAQQQADALIMFSCVSRHLSFGMVIKEEIEQVQKIWNAPMAGFFTYGEYGKSQTGKNEYHNNACCMVALKEL, encoded by the coding sequence ATGAGAGCAAAATCTATTAAAGGAAAATCTACCAAAGAAATTCAATCAGCGTTGCAAGAAAGTATGTATGATGGATACAAGCCTACTCTCGCCATTGTATTCCTTTCTGTAAAACAAGACAGGGAAGCTATTTCTAAGTTATTAGACGAAAAAGGCATACAGATATTTGGCGCTACCACTGCAGGAGAATTTATTGATGGCGAAATTGAAGCGGGCAGCATTGTGATATTACTGCTCAACATGAATTCCGATTGTTTTAAAATAGAATTTATTGAAACCAACAGAGAGGCCGCATTCGAAGATGCAAGCAAATTGGGTATCACCGGAAAAGAAACTTTTGATAAACCTGCATTTATCATTGCAACGGGAGGAGTGGCTTTGGATGGAGAAGAAATAGTAGAAGGAATCATACATGGTTTTTCAATAGCTTCTTCATCAGAAGGAAAAGATGTAACCATATTTGGCGGTAAGGCAGGAGATGACCTGGCACTGGAAGAGACTTTTGTTTTTACCAACGGAAAAAGTAGAAACAATTCATTGGTAACACTCATTATTGATGAAGATAAAATTGACGTAAGAGGTATTGCTACTTGTGGCTGGAATGCGATTGGCACTACAAAAACAGTTACTAAAAGCGAAGGTAATATTGTCTATACCGTTGACAATAAACCGGCATTGGATGTGTTACTGAATTTTCTTGGCGTTGAGATAAAGCAGGGTGGCGATAAGGAAATCGTAACCTTTCTAAGCTCCTGGTATTACCCGGTGCAGGTAGAACGTGAAAATACTGGCCCTGTAATTCGTACCGCCATGTTTGCCAATCGCAAAGACCGCTCACTTATTTTTTCGGGCAATGTGCCGCAGGGTTCAAAAATAAAATTTGCGATGCCACCTGATTTTGATTCCATTGATAAAGTTGTTGCAGATTGTAAAAGCATTAAAGACGATGCACAACAGCAAGCCGATGCCCTGATTATGTTCTCCTGTGTGAGCCGTCATTTATCGTTTGGAATGGTAATAAAAGAGGAGATAGAGCAGGTTCAAAAAATTTGGAATGCGCCTATGGCAGGCTTTTTTACGTATGGAGAATATGGAAAATCTCAAACCGGTAAAAATGAATATCACAATAATGCATGTTGTATGGTAGCGTTGAAAGAATTGTGA
- a CDS encoding FIST C-terminal domain-containing protein: MQAKSIKGQTPEEIKSALEKATSNGFKPTLAFVFITNLEDIDTVSTILDAAGISIFGVSTAEKFNEEGIEQTGIVALLLDMIPAHFKIVLEDFNVSSVYESACAVGESGKESFNHPAFIISTADIRIPGEDVIRGILDKAGIDVAIFGGGAGEPVNFSGTVFTNQSKYDSGLLSLIVDEDKVEVKGVAVSGWKPVGTEKRITKCEGNWVYTIDDEPALDVIKKFLGKDIILNNKAEGIDSFPLQVQRVKGKPMMRPIVQWNEEEKSIMLGAAAEEGSLFRFSLPPDYEVIDAVIESAKTIKENELPEADAMIVFSCVGRLSQLGPMLSAELDGLAATWNKPMAGFFSLGEYGKLDDTRPEFHGTTVSWVALKEL, from the coding sequence ATGCAAGCAAAATCAATCAAAGGACAAACGCCCGAAGAAATTAAATCCGCTTTGGAGAAAGCTACAAGCAACGGCTTCAAACCCACGCTGGCTTTTGTTTTCATTACCAACCTGGAAGATATTGATACAGTGTCAACAATATTAGATGCAGCAGGTATTTCCATTTTTGGTGTCAGCACTGCAGAAAAATTTAATGAAGAAGGAATAGAGCAAACAGGCATTGTTGCATTATTGCTCGATATGATTCCGGCTCATTTCAAAATAGTTTTGGAAGATTTTAATGTGTCCTCAGTATATGAATCTGCCTGTGCTGTGGGAGAATCAGGCAAAGAAAGTTTTAATCACCCTGCATTTATTATTTCTACTGCCGATATAAGAATACCAGGCGAGGATGTTATCAGGGGGATTTTGGATAAAGCAGGAATAGATGTTGCCATTTTTGGTGGCGGTGCAGGTGAACCGGTAAACTTTTCCGGAACTGTTTTTACAAATCAATCAAAGTATGATTCCGGTTTATTGTCATTGATTGTAGATGAAGATAAGGTGGAAGTAAAGGGTGTAGCTGTATCAGGTTGGAAACCGGTGGGCACAGAAAAAAGGATTACAAAATGCGAAGGCAACTGGGTTTATACCATTGATGATGAACCGGCATTGGATGTCATAAAAAAATTTCTGGGAAAAGATATAATTCTGAATAACAAAGCAGAAGGGATTGACAGTTTCCCATTACAGGTACAAAGAGTAAAAGGAAAACCTATGATGCGGCCAATTGTACAATGGAATGAAGAAGAAAAGTCAATCATGTTAGGTGCTGCAGCGGAAGAAGGCTCGCTATTTCGTTTTTCACTTCCGCCCGACTATGAAGTCATAGATGCTGTTATTGAAAGCGCCAAAACGATTAAGGAAAATGAATTGCCCGAAGCAGATGCCATGATTGTATTTTCATGTGTAGGCAGATTATCTCAATTGGGGCCAATGTTGTCTGCAGAATTAGATGGATTAGCTGCAACCTGGAATAAACCAATGGCAGGTTTTTTCTCGCTTGGAGAGTATGGAAAATTAGATGATACCCGACCGGAATTTCATGGAACAACAGTAAGCTGGGTGGCGTTGAAAGAATTGTGA
- a CDS encoding four helix bundle protein: MKENIIKTKSFAFALRIIKLYQFLQTEKKEFILSKQLLRCGTSIGAMVRESEQAESKSDFIHKLAIAQKEANETEYWIELLNQSGYIDKNQYESIFQDITEIRKLLTSIIKTAKQNRVSN; the protein is encoded by the coding sequence ATGAAAGAAAATATTATAAAAACAAAAAGTTTTGCATTTGCCTTGCGGATAATTAAACTGTATCAATTTTTGCAAACTGAAAAGAAAGAATTTATTCTTAGTAAGCAATTATTACGATGTGGGACTTCCATCGGAGCGATGGTGAGGGAGTCGGAACAAGCAGAAAGCAAATCTGATTTCATACACAAATTAGCGATAGCGCAAAAAGAAGCGAACGAAACAGAATATTGGATTGAACTCTTAAATCAGTCAGGATATATAGATAAAAATCAGTACGAATCAATATTTCAAGACATCACAGAGATAAGAAAACTATTAACATCAATAATTAAAACTGCCAAACAAAACAGAGTGTCAAATTAA
- a CDS encoding FIST C-terminal domain-containing protein, with amino-acid sequence MTAKSIKGNSAEEIKAALQRSMSADFKPTLAIIFLSFKVDRKSVCKILDDEGIPVFGATTNGQFIDEDTKSAAIVVLLLDINPKYFYVSFDEFPEKNCREKTRSVAKQSLEKFAHPAFLIASSNTETDAEELLLGIEDIIGKHVNVYGGGAGDDYTFSEQFVFTNKKESNRGMVVLVLDEDKIKIKGKATCGWNAIGTVRTVTKSEGNHVYTVDDIPVLDLTAKYGGIQNVTPDNTGLILEIASTFPLQMQREKGDPVMRPGLQIDWNDRSFYCSGSVPQGSKVRFSLPPDFDVVDKVINGVEELKSTEMPEADAVVVFSCAGRQVALGPMIQEEMEGVKNVWDVPMVGMFSNAELGRATGGNLEMHNLTTCVVALKEM; translated from the coding sequence ATGACCGCAAAATCAATCAAAGGAAATTCTGCAGAAGAAATAAAAGCTGCTTTACAACGAAGTATGTCAGCGGATTTCAAACCAACATTGGCTATTATTTTTCTATCCTTTAAAGTAGATAGAAAAAGTGTTTGCAAAATATTGGATGATGAAGGCATTCCTGTTTTTGGAGCAACCACGAACGGACAATTCATTGATGAAGATACAAAAAGCGCAGCCATTGTTGTTTTACTGTTAGACATCAACCCAAAATATTTTTATGTCAGTTTCGATGAGTTTCCTGAAAAAAATTGCCGGGAGAAAACAAGATCCGTTGCAAAACAATCTTTGGAAAAATTTGCTCATCCGGCTTTCCTGATTGCCAGCAGTAATACCGAAACAGATGCCGAAGAATTGTTGCTTGGTATTGAAGACATAATTGGCAAGCATGTAAATGTATATGGAGGCGGCGCCGGGGATGATTACACTTTTTCTGAACAATTTGTTTTTACCAATAAAAAGGAAAGTAACAGGGGCATGGTGGTATTGGTTTTGGATGAAGATAAAATCAAGATAAAAGGCAAGGCAACCTGTGGATGGAATGCTATTGGCACAGTAAGAACCGTCACCAAAAGTGAAGGAAATCATGTTTATACTGTTGATGATATTCCTGTATTGGACCTTACGGCAAAGTATGGTGGCATTCAGAATGTAACACCAGATAATACCGGACTTATTCTTGAAATAGCTTCTACCTTTCCGTTGCAAATGCAACGGGAGAAGGGCGACCCTGTCATGCGGCCAGGTCTGCAGATAGATTGGAATGACCGCTCTTTCTATTGCAGTGGGTCAGTGCCCCAGGGCAGTAAAGTGCGGTTTTCATTACCACCCGATTTTGATGTAGTGGATAAAGTAATAAATGGCGTTGAAGAATTAAAATCAACCGAAATGCCTGAAGCAGATGCAGTAGTTGTTTTTAGTTGTGCAGGGCGGCAGGTTGCGCTTGGCCCTATGATACAAGAGGAAATGGAAGGCGTGAAAAATGTTTGGGATGTACCAATGGTTGGAATGTTTTCGAATGCAGAATTAGGAAGGGCAACAGGTGGTAATCTGGAAATGCATAACCTGACAACCTGTGTAGTGGCGCTGAAGGAAATGTAG
- a CDS encoding EthD family reductase, with product MIKATLLYGHPVDALAFEKYYYETHLPLSSKMQNVSKVDLTKFVSDTTGGKPAYYRMAELHFPDQATMQQTMASPEGQAAVADLANFATGGVTVMIGEAENVL from the coding sequence ATGATCAAAGCAACATTGCTCTACGGCCATCCAGTGGATGCCCTGGCATTCGAAAAGTATTATTACGAAACACATCTGCCGCTTTCTTCAAAGATGCAGAATGTATCAAAAGTGGATCTTACAAAATTTGTTTCGGATACTACCGGTGGTAAACCGGCTTACTACCGCATGGCAGAATTGCATTTTCCAGACCAGGCAACCATGCAACAAACAATGGCTTCACCCGAAGGACAGGCTGCTGTAGCCGACCTTGCCAATTTTGCAACTGGGGGAGTAACGGTGATGATTGGCGAAGCAGAAAATGTTTTGTAG
- the tnpA gene encoding IS200/IS605 family transposase, which yields MSTYTQILYQIVYSTKYREKTLEAENRKELYKYIWGILNNNKCYLYQIGGIEDHIHIITHLHPSVALADLVKDIKLASSDYIKNKKLFPNFNGWQDGYAAFTYSIDTKENLINYVKNQEEHHKTKTFVEELKELLIEYKLEFDEKYLL from the coding sequence ATGAGTACATACACACAAATACTGTATCAAATAGTTTACAGTACAAAATACAGGGAGAAAACTCTTGAGGCTGAAAACCGAAAAGAGTTGTATAAATACATCTGGGGCATTTTAAATAACAATAAATGTTATCTGTACCAGATTGGTGGTATAGAAGACCATATTCATATCATAACACACCTGCATCCTTCCGTGGCTTTAGCCGATTTAGTAAAGGATATAAAACTGGCAAGTAGTGATTATATAAAAAACAAAAAGCTTTTCCCAAATTTTAATGGCTGGCAGGATGGTTATGCCGCTTTTACGTACTCTATCGATACAAAAGAAAATCTTATCAATTATGTAAAGAACCAGGAAGAACATCACAAGACAAAAACCTTTGTTGAAGAACTGAAAGAACTTTTAATAGAATATAAATTAGAATTCGATGAAAAGTATTTATTGTAA
- a CDS encoding FIST C-terminal domain-containing protein, which produces MKAKSIKGKSTEEIQAAILECRKEDFKPTLAIAFISVKQDMDAVVSILHQNEIQVFGTTTSGEFISSEIQEGSIVIMLLDINPEYFKVAFFEKGDNSTHEIARQLGAEGKSSFAHPAFIIASGWLQTDGEEIIKGIEEGFGSEATIFGGMAGDDLQLREPLVFTYGKKSTTGIVALIIDEEKIHVEGVATCGWKPIGITKTVTKSVGNVVYTIDDQPALDLVIKYLGLNIDLDPDKDVLTNIGAYYPLQLEREGAPPVMRTAMFGNRDDRSLICAGTVPQGAKVRFSLPPDFDVIDTVVSECSELKNENQNNADAVIIFSCISRYLSFGVMTSEEIERVMKVWNAPFIGFFCYGEFGKSKRGKHEFHNNTCCVVTLKEL; this is translated from the coding sequence ATGAAAGCAAAGTCAATAAAAGGAAAATCCACTGAAGAAATTCAAGCAGCAATATTAGAGTGTAGGAAAGAAGATTTCAAACCCACACTCGCCATTGCGTTTATATCCGTAAAGCAGGATATGGATGCTGTTGTCTCCATTCTTCATCAAAATGAAATCCAGGTTTTTGGCACCACCACATCCGGTGAATTTATCAGCAGCGAAATTCAGGAAGGAAGTATCGTCATCATGCTACTCGATATAAATCCGGAATATTTTAAAGTGGCCTTTTTTGAAAAGGGTGACAACAGCACTCATGAAATTGCAAGGCAGTTAGGTGCAGAAGGGAAAAGTAGTTTTGCTCATCCGGCATTCATCATTGCTTCGGGTTGGCTGCAAACCGATGGCGAAGAAATCATCAAAGGCATTGAAGAAGGATTTGGAAGTGAAGCAACCATCTTTGGCGGCATGGCCGGTGATGACCTGCAATTGCGGGAACCTTTAGTTTTTACTTACGGTAAAAAAAGTACAACGGGAATAGTAGCCTTAATTATTGATGAAGAAAAAATTCATGTAGAAGGCGTTGCCACCTGCGGTTGGAAACCGATCGGCATTACCAAAACAGTAACTAAGAGTGTGGGCAATGTCGTTTACACAATAGATGACCAACCTGCGCTCGATCTTGTTATAAAATACCTGGGGCTGAATATTGATCTCGATCCGGATAAAGATGTGCTAACAAATATTGGCGCTTATTATCCTTTGCAGTTGGAAAGAGAAGGTGCACCACCTGTAATGCGAACCGCCATGTTTGGAAATAGAGATGATCGTTCATTAATATGTGCCGGCACAGTGCCACAAGGCGCTAAAGTCCGTTTTTCGTTACCACCAGATTTTGATGTAATTGATACCGTAGTAAGTGAATGCTCGGAACTAAAAAATGAAAATCAAAATAATGCAGATGCCGTAATCATATTTTCCTGTATCAGCAGGTATTTATCATTTGGCGTAATGACGAGTGAGGAAATTGAAAGGGTAATGAAAGTCTGGAATGCGCCATTCATCGGGTTTTTCTGTTATGGTGAGTTTGGAAAATCGAAGAGAGGAAAACATGAATTTCATAATAATACTTGTTGTGTGGTAACGCTGAAGGAATTGTGA
- a CDS encoding GHKL domain-containing protein, producing the protein MKITDSSIKYAYNAINTGKTVSFRKGIYDASILLSDLFKEKNKYDSAYKYLSIANTEKDSLTGPKRFQELQRIILDQQKRQNVNEAKRIATQNKQKQLALLAGLAIFLVVVSILYRNNKQKQKANKVLETTLTDLKSTQKQLIQSEKMASLGELTAGIAHEIQNPLNFVNNFSEVSTELIDEMNEEISKGHLDDAKEIANDLKQNLEKINHHGKRAGEIVKGMLQHSRTSSGQKEPTDINALCDEYLRLAYHGLRAKDKSFNAKFETEFDNSIDRINIIPQDIGRVILNLITNAFYAVNEKSKQNITGYEPIVDVSTKKEGKNVLITVKDNGNGISKSIVDKIFQPFFTTKPTGQGTGLGLSLSYDIVKAHGGEIKVETKENEGTGFLIILPFG; encoded by the coding sequence ATGAAGATAACTGATTCAAGTATTAAGTATGCATACAATGCTATCAATACAGGGAAAACTGTTTCTTTTCGAAAAGGTATTTATGATGCTTCTATTTTACTAAGTGATCTGTTTAAGGAAAAAAATAAGTATGACAGCGCTTATAAATATTTATCTATAGCCAATACAGAAAAAGATAGTTTAACAGGACCTAAAAGATTCCAGGAATTGCAACGTATCATTTTAGATCAGCAGAAACGTCAGAACGTAAATGAAGCTAAAAGGATTGCTACTCAAAATAAACAAAAGCAACTGGCACTATTGGCAGGGCTGGCAATCTTTTTAGTTGTTGTTTCTATCCTTTATCGCAACAATAAACAAAAGCAAAAAGCCAATAAAGTTTTAGAAACCACTCTTACCGATTTAAAATCCACCCAAAAACAACTCATCCAATCAGAAAAAATGGCTTCCCTCGGCGAACTCACCGCCGGCATTGCACATGAAATACAGAACCCGTTGAATTTTGTCAATAATTTTTCAGAAGTAAGTACAGAACTCATTGATGAAATGAACGAAGAAATATCAAAAGGGCATTTGGATGATGCTAAGGAAATAGCAAATGATTTAAAACAAAATTTAGAAAAAATAAATCATCATGGCAAACGGGCCGGTGAAATTGTAAAAGGCATGTTGCAACATTCCAGAACAAGTTCAGGGCAGAAAGAACCAACAGATATCAATGCTTTATGTGATGAATATTTAAGATTGGCTTATCATGGACTCAGGGCAAAGGACAAATCATTCAATGCAAAATTTGAGACAGAGTTTGATAACTCTATTGACAGAATAAATATTATTCCGCAGGACATTGGCAGAGTGATTTTAAATTTAATTACGAATGCTTTCTATGCTGTAAATGAAAAATCAAAACAAAACATTACCGGCTATGAACCAATAGTTGACGTAAGCACAAAGAAAGAAGGCAAAAATGTTTTGATTACTGTAAAAGATAATGGCAATGGTATTTCAAAAAGCATTGTAGATAAAATCTTTCAACCCTTCTTCACTACTAAGCCAACCGGGCAGGGAACAGGATTGGGATTGAGTTTGAGTTATGATATTGTGAAAGCGCATGGAGGAGAAATAAAGGTGGAGACTAAAGAAAATGAGGGAACTGGGTTTCTTATTATATTGCCTTTTGGATGA